GCCGTCGGCGTCGGCGGCGAGACGCAGCACCACGGGGCGGGCCGGCTCGGCCTTGCCGTCGGGCTTGACGTCGGTGCCGACGACGAGCTGGGGGCCGCCGTCGGTCGCGGTCAGCTGCTGGTCGCCGATGTGTCCGGCGCCCGCGATGGTGCGCCGGTACTCGAAGTAGTAGTTCCACTTGTCCTGGATGCGGATCTCCAGCCCGGCCAGCCGGCCGCCGGTGGGACCGGTGGGCGGGATCGACCCGACCGCCTGCAGCGTCACCGGTCCGCCGGCGGGGTTGGCGCCGAAGTCGAAGGACCGCACCCAGCCGGGCGGGATCCAGCCCATGCGCATCTTCGTGGGCAGGGAGAAGTGCGGCAGGGTGGAGTCGCTGCTCATGAGGTCGAGGTTGGCCACGTCCCGCGCGTCGATCTCGGCGGGGTAGTCGCCGCGGTTGTACAGGTCCTCCAGCCCCAGCGTGTGCCCCAGCTCGTGCGCGGTGGCCGTGACGAAGCTGAACCGGCGGTCGGCGGGCATCGAGGCGGGCAGGGTGTCCGGCATGAAAATCACCGGCATCCGCTCGAACGAGGTGGAGAAGTCGGTCTTCCACCAGAACTGCGCCCGCCAGGCCTGGGGCCAGATGTACTTGGCCGGGAAGAGCTTCCCGCCGATGGCGACGGCGTTGGACGACTCGGTGCGCACGAGGAAGACCACGACGTCGCTCATGGGCAGGACCGTCCTGCCGGTGCCGTTGTCGGCCAGCGCCGCGGAGACGGCGTTGGCGCACTCCTCCCAGAACGACGGCTTCGGGTTCCAGCCCGCCCACGTGTCGGTCTTCTCCTTCGGCTCCAGCGCGTCGGACCACCCGATGTCGACGGACACCGGGTCGAGGACGGCGCCCGTCACCAGGTCGATGTCCGTCCCCCGGCCGGGCCCGGCGTCGCTGAAGATGGACGCCTCGCGGTAGTAGGCGCGCACGTTCTCTGGCGGGGCGGGCGGAGGGCCGCCGACCAGCACCTCACGCCAGCCCGCCCGCGACGTCGTCAGCTCCGGCGCCGTGAAGCGGGAGCCCTTGAGCTGCAGCGGCACCATGAGCACGCGCCAGAGCCGGGGCGCGGGCACGGTGTTGAGGTTCTGCGGGCCGGCGGCACCGCCCCCCACGAGCCCTTGACGAACACCTCCTGCTTGCCCGTCAGCGCGACGCCGGGGCCGGTGTCGTCGTCGGGCCAGTGCGCGACCACGCGGAAGCGGGCGGTGGCGAGCACCTGGCCGTCGGAGCGGAGGCGGCACACCAGGGTGAACTCTCCGGGTTGGCGAGCCGCGCCGACGACGAACCGGTGAACGCCGTCGCCCTGGTCGGGCTCGAGGCCGGCGGAGACGAAGCCGGCATCGGCTCCCTCCTCGACGGTGAGTTCGACGTCGGCCGGCTGCAGGCCCGCCGCGCCGAGCTCGGCCTCGCACCGGACGTAGCCGGAGAGCCAGGCGGGCGCCAGCGGCACGCGCAGCTCGATGCTCGACGGCGGCAGCCCCCAGTCGCGGGCCTCTGCCGCGTCCGCGGTGAGCGCCACGAGGACGGAGTGCCAGCGCGCGGCCCCGATCACGCGCGCCCCGAAGTCGGGCCCCGCCGTCGGCGGTTGCCCGCCCAGCCCGATGATCTCGGAGGTCCCAGTGACCGTGTCCACCGCCAGCACCGCCGGGTACGTAGCCGCCGCGGCGACGACGGCGCCCGCCCCGGCCGCGACGGGCTGCGGCGGCCGGGCGGTGCCCGTGCCCAGGTCGAGCACGCGGAGCCGGCGCCCCGGCGAGGTGTCCTCTAGGACGACGACGGTGCCCGGCTCGGGGCCGGGGGTCAGTGCGAGCGGATGGTCGAACGCGTCGGAGAGCTCGGCGCCGGCCCCGGTGGCCGGATCGACGCTGTGCAGGCGCCCGTCAGTGGTGAGCATGAGCAGGGTGGCTGGGTCTTGTCCGTTCGCCACGGCCACGATCTCCGCGGCCGGGGTGTGCACGGTCTGTGCCTCGGCGCGGAGTCCGCCGTCGCGCGGGACCAGCAGCACGGCCGACGGCTCGGCGACGAAGAGACCGAGTCCGTCGGTCGTGAACGCGACTCCCCGCACGTCGGTGAAGCCGCGCGCCAGGACGACGTCCCGACCGTCGTAGAGGCGCAGCGCGCGCACGTCGCCCGAGGCCGTGGCGTAGCAGACGGCGTTGCCCGGCTCGTCGAAGACGACCGTGCCGGGGACCGGTGAGGCCGAGAGGGCAAGGGACCAGGCAACCATCTCGGGCTCCTTCGGCCGGGGCAAGGGCAGCCCGCGCGGACTGCCCGCCTGGGATCGGCCGAGCCCGCCGCGGCGATGTCCCGAACGTAGGGCGCGAGTGTTACTGCGGCGTTACCCGGTCGACGGTACCCAGAGGGCCTGGAGGTCCTCAGTCGTCCAGGGCAGAGGCGGAGACGTCCCACCGCTCGCCAGACCGTGTCGCGACACCGGCTGGGCCTGGGCTGGACCGGGCCGTGCGCTGATGAGGAAGCGACCGCCCGACACGGCCGCTTCCTCAGGTTCGTCTCGTGGCGTTCAGGGCGCCGAGGCGGTGGCGAGCGTGTCGACGAAGGTGTCGACCTTCGCCTGCCACCCGTCCTCCAGCGGTCCCTTCATCCCGGTGACGTACACGCAGCCCTCGGCGACCTTCGTCATCCCCTTGGCGTCGAGCAGCTCGGTCATGATCGGCCGGACCTTCTGCCACCGGGCGATCTCCTCCGCAGTGCGCATCTCGCCCGTCTTCTTGTCCGGCTGGGGTGCGCCCTCGGTGGTCAGGAGGGCGTACCGGGTGCCGGCGGGCAGCTCCACGTGCTGGAGGAAGCGCCGCGCCCGGCCGAGGGGCCGGCCCATGCGCCCGGGCGAGCTGAAGACGTACAGGTCGGCCGCCGGAAGGGCTCTGGGGTCAGCCTCCCTGATGTGGTGAACGTCGACGGCGACGCCCTTGGCAGTCATCGCACGCTCGAACTCCTTCGCGACGGCGGCACCGTTCCCGAACTTCGACGCGTGGTAGTAGGCGATCTTCATGGCGGCCTCCTCAGTCCGCTGGCGGGGTTCCAGGTGGTGCGACGCCCTGCGGCCCCGGCGCGCAGCTCGCCCAGGAGCGGGCCGGCGGCGAGGACGAGCAGCCCGGCAACGGGCCAGAGATGTCCGGCGGCCGAGCGCACGACGGGCACGGCGGTCCGGGAGGCGACGGCCAGCCGCCTCGTCCGGTCCGGCAGCGGTGGCTTCCCGTCCGCGTCCCGTGTCTGTGTCATACCGCTCACCCCGCAGGTGCTCGCAGCACCACGATCGCGCCCGGACGGGCGAGATGAAAGCGACCAAGGTCCCCACGCCCGCTCGGCGGCACGGCCGCGGCTACAGCCTGGCCCTGGCGTCGCATACGGCTGCGGCCGCGGCCGCCGGATTCTCACCTTCACCGTCGGGCCGATCCGCGTCCTTCCACTGCCGGCGTAACTGAGCTACCGGCCCGTCCACGTGGTCGATCGCCGTGCGGCGCCGAGGACCGCCTCCCGGGTCTCGTCCGGCAGGGTGTCTGGCACGCGAGAGAACCACTTCGGTATCTGCCGGCGCTCGAGCAGGACGACGTCGCCTGTCGGGTTCCGCCGCGTGAGCCGCTCATGTCGGACCAGCACGATGACCGGGGTGACCGGAACGGCGAGCTTGGTCGCCCTGCTGAGCAACCGCGAGGTCCGCTCGGCCTCGAACAGGCTGTTGCGGACGTACGGCACCTTCTTGCCGTTCACCATGAAGGTCTGTCCGCGGACCCAGATCTTCGCGCCCGGGTGGTGCTTGGCGTTGAGGGTGAACACTCCGCCAGGCCCGATGAGGACGTGGTCGATGTCGGCGCCGTTCGTGCCGATCGGCACCGCGTTGAGGTAGGTCCACCGCCGGTCCCGGGCGCAGAGCTTGGCGAGCTGCGCCGCAACGAGCTCCTCCCCCACCGCACCGACTCGCCAAGCGCGTTCCTCTGTCCTCAAGTCGAACAGCCGCGCGATGAAGGTGCGCACGGGCGCCTCTCGGCGCCTGGCCTCGGCCTGGGCACGGGCCATGGCCCCGGGACGGCGCCCGGCGAGGTCGACGTCCGCCGGTCGGGGCGCCGGTGCGATCGGAGAGGCCAGTTCTCCCGGCGTGGCAGACCCGGGCTCCGAAGTGCCCAAGCACGGACGGTCACGGGCGAGCGCCCTGGCCCGAAGCTGCGCGATCGAGAGCTTGGAGCCATTCGGCGCCGTCGCTACCGCGGGTGCGGCGGCCGAGCGCGGGGGCGCTGTGAGCTCGGTCCGGTCCTCCCCAGGTGGCGCGCTGCGCTGCTCGAACCGATCGAGCCACTTACCGACTTCACTGAGGACCGTGGGGAGCAGGTCGGTGTTGAGGGGGTGTGTCTCCCGGGTGGTGAGGTCGTACCAGCCGATCTCCGTGCCACCGCCGGTCATGACGCGGAGCCGGTCCGTGCCCGTATCCGCGCTGCGGTGGACCGCCAGATCGCGGAGGTCACGGCGCCGCGCGCCTCGGTTTTCGGACGCGGAGACGTTCATGCGTGCGATCCTCCCCACGCGGCGGTGCGGTGTCCCCGGAACGGGCGGTCCACAACCTCCGGCCGGCGCCGTGTGCGTCGTCGCCTGGGGCATTGATGTCCGCGCGGCACGCTCGTGCCCGAAGTCATCACGCGGGCGGCTGTGAGTCCGGTAGACCACCTCGGGACCGAGCGGTGCAGCCGTCGCGAGTGCCGTAGACCCGCGTCAGGCCGGTCGACGGGCGACGGCCAGGAACACCGAGTACGTGACGCCGTCGCGGACGTACTCGGTGCAGTCCCTGACCGAGACGTCGACCAGACCGGCGTCCTCGAGCTGCACGCTGAGCTCGGCACGGTCGAAGCCGTGGTGGCCGTCGAAGTCGTGTCCGTGGAAGGAGCCGTCCTCGCGGTCCAGGTCGGCGATGCAGAGGTAGCCGCCGGGGGCCAGGAGCTCGGTGAAGCGCGAGAGCACCCGCGGCAGCGCCTTGATGTGGTGCAGCACGAGGGAGGTGACGATGAGGTCGAACCGCTCGTCCGGCGGCGGCTGGGCCTCGAGATCCAGGTCCCACACCCGCGCGGCGGGAAGCGCACCGCTCCCGATCTTCTCCAGGATGACGTCGCGCATCCCCGACGAGCTGTCCGCAAGGGTCGCGGGGCCGATCCGCCCGGCGAGCGCCTGGGTCACCAGGCCTGTGCCGGCGCCGTAGTCGAGCACCCGCGTGCGCGCGCTCAGCGACACCGCGGCCGCCACAGCCTGCGCGACCTCGTGTGCCCGGGCGACTTTCTGCTCGTCGCGGTCCCAGTCCGCCGCCGTGGCGTCGAAGTGCTCGGTTCCCATCGGGCCACCCTGGCAGGAGGGCCGCACACGACGGAAGCCCACGATGCGTCTGGCCGGGCGTAGCAGAGAGACGCCCAATCCATGCCGTGCACCGCGCCGCGGCGTCCTGGCCGACGAGGTTCGACGGCGCTCCTCGTGGCCACGCGCTTGTCGACCTATCCTGCGTCAGGTGCCCCACTACTACGACCTCACCGTGACGCTGGAGGACGTGCCCACTCCCCCGTGGCGGCGCTTCCTCATCGACAGCGAGGCGACCCTCGCGGACCTGCACTGGGCGATCCAGGATGCGTGCGGGTGGGAGGACCGCCACCTCTTCGAGTTCTCGTCCACGTCGGGGGTGCCGCTGGCCGGGGTGCCGGACGACGAGGGCGACGTGCCGGTACGGGACGCCTCGACGGTGCCGCTGAGGGAGGTCCTCGGCGCGGACGGGCCTGAGCTGCGCTACGTGTACGACTTTGGCGACCACTGGCGGCAACGCCGTCCGGTGCGAGGCCGTCGTGGAGTCGACGAGGGCTTCCACCGCCGCCTGGTCGGTGGTGCCCGCGCCTTCCCGCCCGAGGACTGCGGAGGCGTCTCTGGCTACGCGCAATGCGTCGACGTGCTCCGTGCCGCCGAGGACGACGAAGACGTGCGCACGTGGCTGGGCGACTGGACTCCGGAGCGGTTCGACCTCGACGCGACCCGCCAGGATTTCGACGCCGATCGGGCCCCCGCGGCGTTGCTCCTGCCGGGCTTCCCGCACCCGTCCCACCTCGCCGCGGTCGAGGTGCCCGCCGCCACGCAACCCGCGTTGAACGCGGCGGCCGAGGGAGTCGCGCTTCTCGACCGCCTCCGGGCGTTCACCCGATGGGCGGGCGACGGACGCAGGCTCACCGCCACCGGCAACCTGACGATGGCGGCGGGCGCGGAACTGATCGGTCTGCTCGGCACCGGCGACCGCCTCGATCAGCGCATCGGCGACCGCGTGTTCAAGACCAGGAGCACGGTGGAGCTCCGCGGGATCGACCTCACCTTCCGCCTCGCCCGCCGGGCGGGGTTCGTCAAGGTGCAGAAGGGCACCGTATCGGCGACGAAGCGCGGTACGCAGCTTGGGCGCGACCCGCTCGCCGACTGGCGCGCCGCGTTCACGGGACTGCTCGACCTCGGCGTCCTCCAGCACCGCTACGCCCACTCGACCTGGATGGACCCCTACTGGAAGGAGCTCCTCGACGGCCAGGTCCCCGGCCTGGTGGCCAACCTGCTGGTCGTCGGCCGGCCGGTTCCGCTCGTCGACCTGCAGGAGCGGCTGTGGCAGCTGGTCGAGGCGTCGTTCGTCCTCGACGACCTTGACGAGGAGGGCCTGCGCCGGCACCGCGATCTCCTCGACCGCGACGTCCGCAGCATCTGCCAGGCGCTCGCCGATCTCCGCGTCGTCGAGGTCACCGACGTGGTGACCACCACCGACGCCTACGGGTTCACGGTTGAGCGGGGCGGCGAGGTGGCGGTGACCGCCCTGGGTGCCGCGGCGGTGCCGGACCTCGTGGCGCGACGATAGGCAGCGGCATGGCGTCCATCGCGGAGCGAGTCGCCCGCGCCGCCGAGGCGGCGTTGCGGGAGCACGGCTACGTCGCGCCCGTCGACGTGCTCGTCAGCCTGGGCTTGCTGGCGCCCGTGCACCGGGACCGCTGGCGGCAGGGACGCGTGCCCCATCTCGAAGGGGAGGTGCAGACGGGCCTGGGCAAGGCCTCGACCGCGATGACGACGGTGCAGCGTGGGGCCCGAGGGCAGGGGCTCCAGCCAAGCGAGACGGC
This window of the Georgenia yuyongxinii genome carries:
- a CDS encoding nuclease-related domain-containing protein, coding for MNVSASENRGARRRDLRDLAVHRSADTGTDRLRVMTGGGTEIGWYDLTTRETHPLNTDLLPTVLSEVGKWLDRFEQRSAPPGEDRTELTAPPRSAAAPAVATAPNGSKLSIAQLRARALARDRPCLGTSEPGSATPGELASPIAPAPRPADVDLAGRRPGAMARAQAEARRREAPVRTFIARLFDLRTEERAWRVGAVGEELVAAQLAKLCARDRRWTYLNAVPIGTNGADIDHVLIGPGGVFTLNAKHHPGAKIWVRGQTFMVNGKKVPYVRNSLFEAERTSRLLSRATKLAVPVTPVIVLVRHERLTRRNPTGDVVLLERRQIPKWFSRVPDTLPDETREAVLGAARRSTTWTGR
- a CDS encoding class I SAM-dependent methyltransferase, which encodes MGTEHFDATAADWDRDEQKVARAHEVAQAVAAAVSLSARTRVLDYGAGTGLVTQALAGRIGPATLADSSSGMRDVILEKIGSGALPAARVWDLDLEAQPPPDERFDLIVTSLVLHHIKALPRVLSRFTELLAPGGYLCIADLDREDGSFHGHDFDGHHGFDRAELSVQLEDAGLVDVSVRDCTEYVRDGVTYSVFLAVARRPA
- a CDS encoding plasmid pRiA4b ORF-3 family protein → MPHYYDLTVTLEDVPTPPWRRFLIDSEATLADLHWAIQDACGWEDRHLFEFSSTSGVPLAGVPDDEGDVPVRDASTVPLREVLGADGPELRYVYDFGDHWRQRRPVRGRRGVDEGFHRRLVGGARAFPPEDCGGVSGYAQCVDVLRAAEDDEDVRTWLGDWTPERFDLDATRQDFDADRAPAALLLPGFPHPSHLAAVEVPAATQPALNAAAEGVALLDRLRAFTRWAGDGRRLTATGNLTMAAGAELIGLLGTGDRLDQRIGDRVFKTRSTVELRGIDLTFRLARRAGFVKVQKGTVSATKRGTQLGRDPLADWRAAFTGLLDLGVLQHRYAHSTWMDPYWKELLDGQVPGLVANLLVVGRPVPLVDLQERLWQLVEASFVLDDLDEEGLRRHRDLLDRDVRSICQALADLRVVEVTDVVTTTDAYGFTVERGGEVAVTALGAAAVPDLVARR